In Deinococcus sp. QL22, the following are encoded in one genomic region:
- a CDS encoding ABC transporter ATP-binding protein, protein MAEVILEHINKRYGSKHHAVKDFNLHIEDREFMVFVGPSGCGKSTTLRMIAGLEDISDGVLKIGDRIVNDVPPKDRDIAMVFQNYALYPHMNVYENMAFGLKLRKTPKEEIDRRVRDAAKILQIEHLLGRKPKELSGGQRQRVAMGRAIVREPKVFLMDEPLSNLDAKLRVEMRSQISQLHRRLGATIIYVTHDQVEAMTLGNRIVVMRDGVIMQVDTPMNLYDFPKNKFVAGFIGSPSMNLLTAKVTNGEFVLGGSRVSAMGLLARSLKAYEGKDVAMGIRPEHIGVVGMTDIPRGNNVLRGKVVVVEPLGAQTDLIIEVAGQNLTCKVEGQAVVQPGDDIDLLIDQTRLHAFDLTSEDAIDRGTPTGKRGQADTLNLGYEYPGVPSSAAAPVIGLNKV, encoded by the coding sequence ATGGCCGAAGTCATTCTGGAGCACATCAACAAGCGGTACGGCAGCAAGCATCACGCGGTGAAGGATTTCAACCTGCACATCGAAGACCGTGAATTCATGGTGTTCGTGGGGCCATCGGGCTGTGGCAAATCCACGACTCTGCGCATGATTGCGGGCCTGGAAGACATCAGCGACGGCGTGCTGAAGATCGGTGACCGCATCGTGAACGATGTGCCGCCCAAAGACCGCGACATTGCGATGGTGTTCCAAAACTACGCGCTCTACCCGCACATGAACGTCTACGAGAACATGGCCTTTGGTCTGAAACTCCGCAAGACGCCCAAAGAAGAAATTGATCGCCGCGTCCGTGACGCAGCCAAAATTCTGCAAATCGAGCACCTGTTGGGCCGCAAGCCGAAAGAGCTTTCCGGCGGTCAGCGTCAGCGTGTAGCGATGGGACGCGCCATCGTGCGTGAACCCAAAGTGTTCCTCATGGACGAGCCTCTGTCCAACCTGGACGCCAAGCTGCGCGTTGAAATGCGCTCGCAGATCAGCCAATTGCACCGCCGCCTCGGCGCGACCATCATCTATGTAACCCACGATCAGGTCGAAGCGATGACGCTCGGCAACCGCATCGTGGTCATGCGCGACGGTGTGATCATGCAAGTCGACACGCCCATGAACCTCTACGATTTCCCCAAGAACAAGTTCGTGGCAGGCTTTATCGGCAGCCCCAGCATGAACTTGCTGACGGCCAAAGTCACCAACGGCGAATTCGTGTTGGGCGGCAGCCGCGTGTCTGCGATGGGCTTGCTGGCCCGCTCGCTGAAGGCCTACGAAGGCAAAGATGTGGCTATGGGCATTCGCCCGGAGCATATCGGCGTCGTCGGCATGACCGACATTCCTCGCGGCAACAACGTCCTGCGCGGCAAAGTCGTGGTCGTGGAGCCCTTGGGCGCACAGACCGACTTGATTATCGAAGTGGCCGGACAAAACCTCACCTGTAAGGTAGAAGGTCAGGCCGTTGTGCAACCCGGAGACGACATCGATCTGCTGATCGATCAGACCCGCCTGCACGCCTTCGACCTGACCAGTGAAGACGCCATCGACCGGGGCACGCCTACGGGCAAGCGCGGTCAGGCCGACACGCTGAACCTAGGCTACGAGTACCCCGGCGTTCCCAGCAGCGCCGCTGCACCTGTCATCGGCCTCAACAAAGTCTGA
- a CDS encoding transposase family protein → MLMCTVTQRILGTATSAGAVHDLKLFRQSGVRLPNETALIGDAGYQGLWRSHGHAITTHKATRASPLSAEQRQDNRVLAQTRQGIEHVIRRMKIFRVLKGVYRHRRRRFALRVQLIAALCNLTRARPA, encoded by the coding sequence GTGCTGATGTGCACGGTGACACAGCGCATCCTGGGCACCGCCACGAGTGCTGGGGCCGTTCATGATCTGAAGCTGTTCCGTCAGTCTGGCGTGCGGCTGCCCAACGAGACGGCGCTGATCGGGGACGCTGGATACCAGGGACTCTGGCGGAGCCACGGGCATGCCATCACCACCCATAAGGCGACGCGAGCGTCGCCTCTGTCAGCCGAACAGCGCCAGGATAATCGTGTGCTGGCGCAGACCCGGCAGGGGATCGAGCATGTCATCCGTCGCATGAAAATCTTCCGCGTGTTGAAGGGCGTGTACCGACATCGGCGACGTCGGTTTGCACTCCGGGTTCAGCTGATCGCTGCGCTCTGTAACCTCACCCGCGCACGTCCCGCCTGA
- a CDS encoding transposase family protein yields MNRKQFRRRTGVSPETFAEMEEVLTLREGRKKKSGRPAALSVAEQLLMTLEFWREYRTFAHLGDDWGVHDDGVHRTVQRVEAALIASAHFQMPKKRVFQEAQLVYSIVAIDASEVPCERPKKSRAVGTAGRRSAIP; encoded by the coding sequence ATGAACCGCAAGCAGTTTCGTCGACGCACCGGGGTTTCCCCGGAAACGTTTGCCGAGATGGAAGAGGTGCTGACCCTCCGCGAAGGACGGAAGAAGAAATCTGGCCGCCCAGCCGCGCTGAGCGTGGCTGAACAGCTGCTGATGACCCTAGAATTCTGGCGTGAGTATCGAACCTTTGCACACCTGGGTGACGATTGGGGTGTGCATGACGATGGCGTGCACCGCACGGTGCAACGCGTGGAAGCGGCATTGATCGCCAGTGCGCACTTCCAGATGCCCAAGAAACGCGTATTTCAGGAAGCGCAGCTCGTCTATAGCATTGTCGCGATTGATGCTTCTGAGGTCCCGTGTGAACGGCCCAAAAAAAGCAGGGCGGTTGGTACAGCGGGAAGAAGAAGCGCCATACCCTGA